One part of the Anopheles merus strain MAF chromosome 3L, AmerM5.1, whole genome shotgun sequence genome encodes these proteins:
- the LOC121599964 gene encoding retinol-binding protein pinta-like codes for MPSLRPLSAQLAKKAADELFEKPERIDEDLAALRAWLAKCPHIKSRTDDQFLTMFLRGCKHSLERAKEKLDMYYTVRTALPELMRNRDPEEPKLLELIKMGVAVPLPNTVTPDGPRIILVRPGVYDPSKYTIQEVFRYNTMMSDIMMKEDDNLVVAGQMGILDLSNCTMAHFLQFSPTFVKKATMWSQEGSPLRQKGFHYVNTPSGFEVVYNLFKNFLNEKNRSRLYVHGSNLDSLYEHIPKAMLPAEYGGDAGPIQEIVDAWAKKIISYRDYFKEEDQYGTDEKKRPGRPKNADSLFGLEGSFRKLEVD; via the exons ATGCCGAGCCTAAGACCGCTGTCGGCCCAGCTGGCAAAGAAGGCGGCGGACGAGCTGTTCGAAAAGCCGGAACGCATCGACGAAGATCTGGCCGCGCTGAGGGCCTGGTTGGCCAAGTGCCCGCACATCAAATCCCGCACCGATGACCAGTTTCTGACGATGTTCCTGCGCGGCTGCAAGCACAGCCTCGAGCGGGCCAAGGAAAAGCTGGACATGTACTACACGGTCCGGACGGCACTGCCCGAGCTGATGCGCAACCGTGATCCGGAGGAGCCGAAGCTGCTGGAGCTGATCAAAATGGGTGTGGCCGTCCCGCTGCCGAACACGGTAACGCCCGACGGGCCGCGGATCATCCTGGTGCGCCCGGGTGTGTACGATCCGAGCAAGTACACCATCCAGGAGGTGTTCCGCTACAACACCATGATGTCTGATATTATGATGAAGGAAGATGACAACCTGGTCGTCGCGGGGCAG ATGGGCATTCTGGATCTCTCCAACTGCACCATGGCCCATTTCCTTCAGTTCAGCCCCACGTTCGTGAAGAAGGCTACGATGTGGAGTCAGGAGGGATCGCCGCTGCGCCAGAAGGGTTTCCACTACGTCAACACACCCAGCGGCTTCGAGGTGGTGTACAATCTGTTTAAGAATTTCCTCAACGAGAAGAACCGATCGAGG CTGTATGTGCACGGTAGCAATCTGGACTCACTGTACGAGCACATACCGAAGGCCATGCTGCCGGCAGAGTACGGTGGTGATGCTGGCCCTATCCAGGAGATCGTCGATGCCTGGGCGAAGAAGATCATCTCGTACAGGGATTACTTCAAGGAGGAGGATCAGTACGGTACGGATGAGAAGAAGCGTCCGGGCCGCCCGAAGAACGCGGACAGCCTGTTCGGGCTGGAGGGTTCGTTCCGGAAGCTGGAGGTTGATTAG